A genomic region of Lysinibacillus sp. 2017 contains the following coding sequences:
- the argC gene encoding N-acetyl-gamma-glutamyl-phosphate reductase codes for MKVGIIGATGYGGLELIRLLHNHKEVTQVGLFTSSEEGLNFSHKFPHLVDLYDQPLQKIDYDKLANYDVVFSSTPSGVSSSLFPPLLGMGPKLIDLSGDFRLKNLASYETWYKKKAAPKEAIDKSVYGLTEWNEQAIHGAELIANPGCYPTAVLLSLLPLIKEKLIDPSFLVIDAKSGISGAGNKPSQSTHYSEANESLSIYKMNEHQHIPEIEQAISMFAHVDTKITFNTHLVPMTRGILATSYAQVTQGVTQQQLVTCLVDTYASNPFVRVIQEASSVGTNRVKGSNYCDIYVKLDERTNRATIVGVIDNLVKGAAGQAIQNMNVQFGYPQQTGLHILPYFV; via the coding sequence ATGAAAGTAGGTATTATCGGGGCAACAGGTTACGGCGGATTAGAATTAATTCGATTGTTGCATAATCATAAAGAAGTAACGCAAGTAGGACTATTCACATCGTCAGAAGAAGGGTTGAACTTCTCGCATAAATTCCCACATTTAGTCGATTTATATGATCAGCCCTTGCAAAAGATTGACTACGATAAGTTAGCAAACTATGATGTTGTGTTTTCAAGTACACCTTCAGGAGTTTCAAGTAGCTTATTCCCACCATTATTAGGAATGGGACCGAAGTTGATCGATTTATCTGGTGATTTCAGGTTAAAGAACTTAGCCAGCTATGAAACTTGGTATAAAAAAAAAGCTGCCCCTAAAGAGGCCATTGATAAAAGTGTGTATGGTTTAACAGAGTGGAATGAGCAAGCCATTCACGGTGCAGAGCTTATTGCAAACCCTGGCTGTTATCCAACGGCAGTATTACTCTCACTATTACCTTTAATAAAAGAAAAGTTAATTGATCCAAGTTTTTTAGTGATTGATGCGAAAAGTGGAATATCAGGCGCTGGCAATAAGCCCTCACAAAGCACACATTACAGCGAGGCGAATGAAAGTCTTTCTATCTATAAGATGAATGAGCACCAACATATCCCGGAAATTGAACAGGCAATTTCGATGTTTGCGCATGTGGATACAAAAATCACCTTTAATACCCATCTTGTACCAATGACGCGCGGCATATTAGCGACCTCTTACGCACAGGTTACACAAGGCGTGACGCAGCAGCAATTAGTCACATGCTTAGTAGATACTTATGCAAGTAATCCTTTTGTACGTGTCATACAAGAAGCATCGTCGGTTGGAACGAATCGGGTGAAAGGTTCAAACTACTGCGACATATATGTAAAGCTTGATGAACGAACAAACCGCGCAACGATTGTTGGCGTTATCGATAATTTAGTTAAGGGAGCCGCTGGTCAAGCCATTCAAAATATGAATGTACAGTTTGGGTATCCACAGCAAACAGGGTTACATATTTTGCCTTATTTTGTATAA
- a CDS encoding GNAT family N-acetyltransferase, with translation MKHVKKYYSIEFETRHGNTIVEGPVPSEKLATYTLHEDLKAFRPSHQQHEALINIAKLEEGRIILIRQENLVVGYVTYLYPDPLERWSEDRIPNMIELGAIEVIPAYRGTGTGKKLIEVSFMDDAMEDYLVITTEYYWHWDLKGTGLTVWDYRNMMERMMKSANFEYYATDDPEITSHPANCLMARIGSRVQADTLERFDRLRFRSRFMY, from the coding sequence ATGAAACACGTGAAAAAATATTACAGTATTGAATTTGAAACAAGGCATGGTAATACAATTGTTGAAGGGCCTGTTCCTTCTGAAAAATTAGCTACATATACCTTGCATGAAGACTTAAAGGCGTTTCGACCTTCTCACCAACAACATGAAGCACTTATCAATATTGCAAAATTAGAGGAAGGACGAATCATTTTAATCCGTCAAGAGAACCTTGTCGTCGGTTATGTTACGTATCTTTATCCAGATCCATTAGAACGTTGGTCTGAGGACCGCATTCCAAATATGATCGAACTTGGTGCAATTGAAGTTATCCCTGCTTACCGAGGAACTGGTACAGGTAAAAAGCTAATTGAAGTGTCGTTTATGGATGATGCGATGGAAGATTATTTAGTTATTACAACTGAATATTATTGGCATTGGGATTTAAAGGGAACAGGTTTAACTGTGTGGGATTACCGAAATATGATGGAACGAATGATGAAGTCCGCTAATTTTGAATATTACGCGACCGACGATCCAGAGATTACGTCACATCCTGCAAATTGTTTAATGGCACGTATTGGTTCACGCGTTCAGGCTGATACACTTGAACGATTTGACAGACTTCGATTTAGAAGTCGATTCATGTATTAA
- a CDS encoding acetoin utilization AcuB family protein, translated as MIVEQIMNTELHKLLPENTVRDAVHLMRDKKIRHVPIVNKDNVIVGIVTEHDIKNALPSSLRDEPNSTVYDASIESIMTKNPIVGHPLDFVEEIALTVYESKISCIPIVSVGELVGIVTTSDLLYTYIELTGTHQPSSKVDIRVADRPGMLYEITKIFYDNHANILNILIYPDGENEKSRILSVRLQVINPLSIIEDLRQQGYDVLWPNLPGVIL; from the coding sequence ATGATTGTCGAACAAATAATGAACACCGAATTACATAAACTTCTTCCAGAAAATACAGTACGTGATGCAGTACACCTCATGCGAGATAAAAAGATTCGTCACGTTCCTATAGTAAATAAAGACAATGTGATCGTTGGCATTGTAACAGAACACGATATTAAAAATGCATTGCCTTCTTCGTTGCGCGATGAGCCAAACTCGACTGTTTATGACGCGTCAATTGAAAGTATTATGACAAAAAATCCAATTGTCGGACACCCTTTAGACTTTGTCGAAGAAATCGCATTAACTGTTTACGAATCAAAAATTAGTTGCATTCCGATTGTTTCAGTAGGAGAACTTGTGGGCATTGTCACAACCTCTGATTTACTCTATACGTATATTGAATTAACTGGAACACATCAACCTAGTTCAAAAGTTGATATCCGTGTAGCCGACCGACCTGGAATGCTTTATGAAATCACAAAAATATTCTATGATAATCACGCCAATATTTTAAATATCCTCATTTATCCAGATGGTGAAAATGAGAAATCTCGTATTTTAAGTGTCCGTTTACAAGTAATTAATCCATTAAGTATTATCGAAGACTTGCGCCAACAGGGCTATGACGTCCTATGGCCAAACTTACCCGGCGTAATTCTATGA
- a CDS encoding acetoin utilization protein AcuC gives MKKAVFIYSPDQLNYKFSDTHPFNHKRLHLTIDLLKNIGALTDDNIVPARMATDEEIALAHDPKYIEMVKMAGHGELTQQQGEPYGIGTEDTPMFPNMHEASALLVGGTLQAVDYVLQGKAEHALNLGGGLHHGFRGRASGFCIYNDSSVAIKYIQQKYGLRVLYVDTDAHHGDGVQWSFYDDPNVCTLSIHETGRYLFPGTGNITERGNGAGYGTSFNFPIDAFTEDESFLDVYEQSMREVFEFFKPDVVLTQNGADAHYFDPLTHLYGTMNIYKEIPKLAHKLAHEYCNGRWIAVGGGGYDIWRVVPRAWSFIWTEMTDQQAPTGPLPQDWLDKWQPQSPVPFIPTWEDPTSLYEEIPRKAEIQEKNAQMLEKALHMVRTEKNNS, from the coding sequence ATGAAAAAAGCCGTTTTTATCTATTCGCCAGATCAACTTAATTACAAATTTTCGGACACACACCCCTTTAATCATAAACGATTACACTTAACAATCGATTTACTCAAAAATATTGGTGCACTAACAGACGACAATATTGTCCCAGCACGTATGGCAACGGATGAAGAAATTGCATTAGCACATGATCCTAAATATATTGAAATGGTAAAAATGGCTGGTCATGGGGAATTAACGCAGCAACAAGGAGAGCCTTATGGAATTGGAACAGAAGACACACCTATGTTTCCAAATATGCATGAAGCAAGCGCTCTACTTGTTGGCGGTACATTACAGGCTGTTGATTATGTTTTACAAGGTAAAGCCGAGCATGCACTCAATTTAGGTGGTGGTTTACATCATGGTTTCCGAGGACGAGCTTCAGGATTTTGTATTTACAATGACAGCAGCGTCGCCATTAAATATATTCAACAAAAATATGGTCTTCGGGTGTTATATGTAGACACGGATGCCCATCACGGAGATGGTGTTCAATGGTCATTTTATGATGATCCTAATGTGTGCACATTATCCATCCATGAAACTGGGCGTTATTTATTCCCTGGAACAGGTAATATTACAGAACGTGGAAATGGTGCAGGCTATGGTACTTCTTTTAACTTCCCGATTGATGCCTTTACAGAAGATGAAAGCTTTTTAGATGTATACGAACAGTCAATGCGTGAAGTATTTGAATTTTTCAAGCCAGATGTCGTGTTAACTCAAAATGGTGCGGATGCCCATTATTTTGACCCATTAACACATCTGTATGGTACCATGAATATTTATAAAGAAATTCCGAAACTCGCGCATAAACTTGCCCATGAATATTGTAATGGCCGCTGGATTGCTGTTGGTGGAGGCGGTTATGATATTTGGCGTGTTGTACCGCGTGCTTGGTCCTTTATTTGGACAGAAATGACTGATCAACAAGCGCCAACAGGACCGTTACCACAAGATTGGCTAGATAAGTGGCAACCTCAATCACCCGTTCCATTTATTCCAACATGGGAAGATCCAACTTCTTTATATGAGGAAATTCCACGTAAAGCAGAAATTCAAGAAAAAAATGCACAAATGCTTGAAAAGGCGTTACATATGGTTCGAACAGAAAAAAATAATTCTTAA
- a CDS encoding universal stress protein, whose product MYKHILLAVDGSENSLRAAQDAVKIASQETVIELISVIPTEGITTELKHADTLDNVEAEYRKKIMSEIALVNEKHSNVKVTMEHGPAGRIISNYANNNGVDLVVIGCRGLNPMQEMVFGSVSTYVTKNANCSTLLVK is encoded by the coding sequence ATGTATAAACATATTTTACTTGCTGTAGACGGTTCTGAAAATTCATTGCGTGCAGCACAAGATGCAGTAAAAATTGCTTCACAAGAAACCGTAATCGAATTAATTTCTGTTATTCCAACAGAAGGGATTACTACTGAATTAAAGCATGCGGATACACTTGATAATGTCGAAGCTGAGTATCGCAAAAAAATTATGAGTGAAATAGCGCTCGTTAATGAAAAACATTCGAACGTAAAAGTAACAATGGAACACGGTCCAGCGGGTCGTATCATTTCAAACTATGCGAATAATAACGGTGTAGATTTAGTTGTTATTGGTTGCCGTGGCTTAAATCCAATGCAAGAAATGGTATTTGGTAGCGTTAGTACGTATGTAACGAAAAATGCAAATTGCTCAACTTTATTAGTAAAATAA
- the ccpA gene encoding catabolite control protein A, which produces MTVTIYDVAREANVSMATVSRVVNGNQNVKPTTRKKVLEVIERLEYRPNAVARGLASKKTTSVGVIIPDISNNLNAELARGIEDIATMYRYNIILANSDQNEEKELTLLDTMLGKQVDGIVMMSEEVTENIQRAVEACPVPIVLAGSVSATEKVASVNIDYYTATLEAIQQFVNKGHKRIAFVSGPLQYTVNGQHKLNAYKDALQQASIEVDEALIVPGDGSYDDGIESWTTLGELQEPPTAIFVGNDELALGIVHGVQDSGKSVPEDVEVISFENSKLARMVRPQLTSVVLPLYDIGAVAMRLLTKYMNKEEVEKQSVILPHRIELRDSSK; this is translated from the coding sequence TTGACTGTCACAATTTATGATGTTGCGCGTGAGGCAAATGTATCGATGGCAACAGTATCACGTGTAGTGAATGGTAACCAAAATGTAAAGCCAACAACGAGAAAAAAGGTATTAGAAGTCATCGAAAGACTTGAATACCGACCAAATGCTGTAGCACGTGGTTTAGCGAGTAAAAAAACAACATCAGTAGGAGTCATCATCCCTGATATTTCGAATAATTTAAATGCTGAGCTAGCGCGTGGTATTGAAGATATTGCGACTATGTATCGCTATAATATTATTTTAGCGAACAGTGATCAAAATGAAGAAAAAGAGTTAACATTACTTGATACGATGCTTGGGAAACAAGTGGATGGTATCGTGATGATGAGTGAAGAAGTTACGGAAAATATCCAACGTGCGGTTGAAGCATGTCCCGTACCAATTGTTCTAGCAGGCTCAGTAAGTGCAACTGAAAAAGTGGCTTCCGTAAATATTGATTATTACACAGCAACACTTGAGGCCATTCAGCAATTTGTTAACAAGGGTCATAAGCGTATTGCGTTCGTTTCGGGACCATTACAATATACAGTGAATGGACAACATAAATTAAACGCATATAAGGATGCATTGCAGCAAGCAAGCATTGAAGTAGATGAAGCACTAATCGTTCCAGGGGATGGTTCTTATGATGACGGCATAGAAAGTTGGACAACATTAGGTGAATTACAAGAGCCGCCAACTGCTATTTTCGTAGGTAATGATGAATTAGCTCTTGGAATTGTTCATGGTGTTCAAGATAGTGGTAAAAGCGTGCCAGAAGATGTAGAAGTGATTAGCTTTGAAAATTCAAAATTAGCACGAATGGTACGTCCACAATTGACAAGCGTTGTGTTACCTCTATATGATATCGGTGCTGTAGCGATGCGCTTATTGACGAAATACATGAATAAAGAAGAGGTAGAAAAACAAAGTGTTATTTTACCACATCGTATTGAATTGAGAGATTCGAGTAAATAA
- a CDS encoding bifunctional 3-deoxy-7-phosphoheptulonate synthase/chorismate mutase, with product MSQQDLESLRSQIDSLNLDILRLINERATVVEEIGKIKEKQGVNRYDPLRERHMLDLIQKNNNGPLNQMTVDFIFKQIFKTALKQLEAEKKKELLVSRKKKSEDTVINVNNELIGSGAPSFVFGPCAVESYEQVAAVAASIQEKGLKLIRGGAYKPRTSPYDFQGLGLEGLKILKEVSKEYGLGVITEIVTPSDLDHALDYIDVIQIGARNMQNFELLKAAGATNKPVLLKRGLAATIDEFIHAAEYIMSKGNENIILCERGIRTYERATRNTLDISAVPILKQETHLPVMVDVTHSTGRRDLLLPCAKAAIAIGADGVMAEVHPDPSIALSDQQQQMDIPTFNAFYDEILKFMKQYEVSK from the coding sequence ATGAGTCAACAAGATTTAGAAAGCTTACGTAGCCAGATTGATAGCTTAAACTTAGACATTTTACGTTTAATTAATGAACGTGCTACAGTCGTAGAAGAAATTGGTAAAATCAAAGAAAAGCAAGGTGTAAATCGTTATGATCCATTACGTGAACGTCACATGCTTGATTTAATCCAAAAAAATAATAATGGACCTTTAAATCAAATGACGGTTGATTTTATTTTCAAACAAATCTTCAAAACGGCTTTAAAACAACTAGAAGCTGAAAAGAAAAAGGAATTACTCGTTTCACGCAAGAAAAAGTCAGAAGATACTGTCATTAATGTTAATAATGAACTAATTGGTTCAGGGGCACCTTCATTTGTATTCGGGCCTTGCGCAGTAGAATCATACGAACAAGTAGCTGCTGTAGCGGCTTCTATTCAAGAAAAAGGCTTAAAATTAATTCGTGGCGGTGCATACAAACCGCGTACGTCACCTTATGATTTCCAAGGCCTTGGCTTAGAGGGCTTAAAGATATTAAAAGAAGTTTCAAAAGAATACGGATTAGGTGTTATTACAGAAATCGTAACGCCATCTGATTTAGATCACGCACTAGATTATATCGATGTCATTCAAATCGGTGCACGTAATATGCAAAACTTCGAATTATTAAAAGCAGCAGGTGCAACAAACAAACCAGTGCTATTAAAACGTGGTTTAGCAGCAACAATTGATGAATTCATTCATGCAGCGGAATACATTATGTCAAAAGGAAATGAAAACATTATCCTTTGTGAGCGTGGTATTCGTACGTACGAAAGAGCAACGCGTAACACATTAGACATTTCAGCTGTACCAATTTTAAAACAAGAAACACACTTACCAGTCATGGTAGACGTAACACATTCTACAGGTCGCCGTGATTTATTATTACCTTGTGCGAAAGCAGCAATTGCTATTGGTGCAGATGGGGTAATGGCAGAGGTTCATCCAGATCCATCAATTGCATTATCTGATCAACAACAACAAATGGATATTCCAACTTTCAATGCTTTCTATGATGAAATTTTAAAATTCATGAAGCAATATGAAGTATCAAAATAA